The following proteins are encoded in a genomic region of Catellatospora sp. TT07R-123:
- a CDS encoding bifunctional DNA primase/polymerase produces MALCGGCQAAKVDRRPHDPQACGCLTCHGFYAATTDPQRIAAMLRAVPRGLLAIRTGAVSGLVVVDVDHGHGGMATLRGLVDRGLTPPTRYVRTGSGGLHLYYRHPGIAVPCDQGLRLGPGIDVRADGGYVVAPPSRHPVTGLPYTWADEEARVQEMAPALVSACVQPVQRLPAPTTPSRGLPARSAGPSPIPTDSWPACSTGSAPPARAGAA; encoded by the coding sequence GTGGCGTTGTGCGGCGGCTGCCAGGCAGCCAAGGTCGACCGCAGGCCGCACGACCCGCAGGCGTGCGGCTGCCTGACCTGCCACGGGTTCTACGCCGCCACCACCGACCCGCAGCGCATCGCCGCGATGCTGCGAGCCGTGCCGCGTGGCCTGCTCGCTATCCGTACCGGCGCCGTGTCCGGGCTGGTCGTGGTCGACGTCGACCACGGGCACGGCGGCATGGCCACCCTGCGCGGGCTGGTCGACCGGGGGCTGACCCCGCCGACCAGGTACGTGCGCACCGGCTCTGGTGGGCTGCACCTGTACTACCGCCACCCCGGCATCGCCGTGCCCTGCGACCAGGGCCTACGCCTCGGGCCAGGCATCGACGTCCGCGCCGACGGCGGCTACGTCGTGGCGCCACCGTCGCGGCATCCGGTCACCGGACTGCCCTACACCTGGGCCGACGAGGAGGCGCGAGTACAGGAGATGGCCCCCGCGCTGGTCAGCGCCTGTGTCCAGCCCGTACAGCGGCTGCCAGCACCGACCACCCCAAGCCGCGGACTGCCCGCGCGCAGCGCGGGGCCATCTCCCATCCCGACCGACTCATGGCCAGCCTGCTCGACCGGATCAGCACCGCCCGCGAGGGCAGGCGCCGCGTGA
- a CDS encoding AlpA family transcriptional regulator, which translates to MAHRLAEVVPVALPVALRPAPTDGNVVTFTKPFISTEELAAVLQVDPSTVRRWRTAQPLQGPPFINLSERVTVYSAEDIQHWLATRRVVPGAAK; encoded by the coding sequence GTGGCTCACCGTCTCGCTGAGGTGGTGCCGGTAGCGCTGCCGGTGGCACTCCGTCCAGCACCGACAGACGGCAACGTGGTCACGTTCACGAAGCCGTTCATCAGCACGGAGGAACTTGCGGCAGTCCTCCAGGTCGATCCATCAACCGTGCGGCGGTGGAGGACCGCACAACCGCTGCAAGGTCCGCCGTTCATCAACCTGTCCGAGCGCGTCACGGTCTACAGCGCCGAGGACATCCAGCACTGGCTAGCAACACGTCGCGTCGTTCCTGGAGCCGCCAAGTGA
- a CDS encoding DUF3631 domain-containing protein → MTTRPKRAAVDGAELLDRLRATIAQYVILPSTEALDAVVLWIAATYALSAWACAPRLVIRAPEKRCGKSRLLDLVEAACHNPLITVNASPAAVYRSIGSDNPPTVLLDEYDTIFGPAAAGSAEDLRGLLNAGHQRNRPALRYDANSQRVEQIPTFAMAALAGIGAAPDTIEDRAVVVHMRRRAGREKVKPWRIMRDRPMVAAIGAELSQWLLGSLDVLRAAEPVMPVEDRAADTWEPLIALADLAGGDWPIRARTSAVTLTGAKEEQGATSDRVRLLTDCRTIFTTADADALPTADIIAQLRAMDESPWPDLTPHKLGVLLREFDIRSAGNIRFPTGQAKGYTRASFADAWDRYCTPDVPPRTGEPSQPSQPSPPSSDAGRFQTWDGSNRPTKTTVPGLNSDGTVGTVGTDTPRLYVVEGGK, encoded by the coding sequence ATGACGACCCGACCCAAGCGCGCCGCCGTCGACGGCGCCGAGCTGCTCGACCGCCTACGCGCCACCATCGCGCAGTACGTGATCCTGCCCAGCACCGAAGCGCTAGACGCCGTCGTCCTGTGGATCGCCGCGACGTACGCGCTTTCGGCCTGGGCGTGCGCGCCCCGGCTGGTCATCCGGGCGCCGGAGAAGCGCTGCGGCAAGAGCAGGCTGCTCGACCTGGTCGAGGCCGCCTGCCACAACCCGCTGATCACCGTCAACGCTTCGCCTGCGGCCGTGTACCGGTCGATCGGGTCCGACAACCCGCCGACCGTGCTGCTGGACGAGTACGACACCATCTTCGGCCCAGCCGCCGCCGGGTCAGCCGAAGACCTGCGCGGGTTGCTCAACGCCGGTCACCAGCGCAACCGGCCCGCGCTGCGCTACGACGCCAACTCCCAGCGAGTGGAGCAGATCCCGACCTTCGCCATGGCCGCACTGGCAGGCATCGGCGCCGCCCCCGACACCATCGAGGACCGAGCCGTGGTCGTGCACATGCGCCGCCGCGCCGGCCGGGAGAAGGTCAAGCCCTGGCGCATCATGCGCGACCGCCCCATGGTCGCGGCCATCGGCGCCGAGCTGAGCCAATGGCTGCTCGGCAGCCTCGACGTCCTGCGCGCCGCAGAGCCGGTCATGCCGGTCGAGGACCGGGCCGCCGACACCTGGGAACCACTCATCGCCCTGGCCGACCTGGCCGGAGGCGACTGGCCGATCCGGGCACGCACCTCGGCCGTCACGCTGACCGGCGCGAAGGAAGAACAGGGCGCCACCAGCGACCGCGTACGGCTGCTGACCGACTGCCGCACCATCTTCACCACAGCCGACGCCGACGCGCTGCCGACCGCCGACATCATCGCCCAGCTGCGGGCCATGGACGAATCACCCTGGCCCGACCTCACCCCGCACAAGCTCGGTGTACTGCTGCGGGAGTTCGACATCCGATCGGCGGGCAACATCCGGTTCCCCACCGGGCAGGCTAAGGGCTACACCCGCGCGTCGTTCGCCGACGCCTGGGACCGCTACTGCACCCCTGACGTCCCGCCCCGGACGGGGGAACCGTCCCAACCGTCCCAACCGTCCCCTCCCAGCTCAGACGCGGGACGGTTCCAGACGTGGGACGGTTCGAACCGTCCCACGAAAACAACCGTCCCAGGGCTGAACAGCGACGGGACGGTTGGGACGGTTGGGACGGATACCCCCCGGCTCTACGTCGTCGAGGGGGGCAAGTGA
- a CDS encoding cell division protein FtsK — protein MSTVPLRFSDDNEPTATGAAPAADAEAYTVYRPDTGAPVDAPDTSPTLTWADVTSGDTARRMPILPAWMMSTTTRRATLRALGDSLAYYAAFHTVRSPKYLGKALLYAPIGAARLVGKALWWASAEEGNFNLRQHAANTNDAYTRQSLNRTRSKESKPRWLLVGAAAAAACAGGSALAVSDVLPPIGWYAAAAGAVLFAARAGRPADKPITDRVSTSLRFTRLTAEMVRQALVSLRLAGLTEGGQVEFVHPGIHRDGPGWLARVNLPAGVEAVQVLDRRGKLSSALRLPVDQVWPAGGPEHSGQLDLWVGYQPASKMGTPRWSITADNATTSVFREEEFGSDERQRPVKTSGFARSFLIGGQPGSGKSYGGRALAQMFALDPTVEFKIAEFKGTGDFLDFEPLCSTYVVGVDDNALDQGAGIIRWAIGEAERRGKRILAARQRGDAPEGKVTPELARKAGSGLHPIVLLFDEVHELFAHDKTAADDCERLIKRARALGIIVILCTQIPDKGSLPPNITRCVTNRWCMSVAGQVENDMILGTGAYKRGLTGTVYRPVVDAGWGVMTGGPVPVSVRSQYPTAEQSAAILGRALALRGGKRASSGEQPPARDLLSDLLDVAASNGQHWQPAAAALVDRWPNAYPNLTGDALSEIARALGVASADVKISGKVLKGFRTVDVRDLIATRTAAN, from the coding sequence GTGAGCACTGTCCCCCTCAGGTTCAGCGACGACAACGAGCCGACCGCGACCGGCGCGGCCCCGGCCGCCGACGCCGAGGCCTACACCGTGTACCGGCCCGACACCGGCGCCCCAGTCGACGCACCCGACACTTCGCCCACGCTGACGTGGGCGGACGTGACCAGCGGCGACACTGCGCGCCGGATGCCGATCCTGCCCGCGTGGATGATGTCGACGACGACCAGGCGCGCGACGCTGCGCGCCCTGGGCGACAGCCTCGCCTACTACGCCGCGTTCCACACCGTCCGCAGCCCGAAGTACCTGGGCAAGGCGCTGCTGTACGCGCCGATCGGCGCCGCCCGCCTGGTCGGCAAGGCGCTGTGGTGGGCATCGGCCGAGGAAGGCAACTTCAACCTCCGCCAGCACGCCGCCAACACCAACGACGCCTACACCAGGCAGTCGCTGAACCGCACCCGCTCCAAGGAGTCCAAGCCGCGCTGGCTACTCGTAGGCGCCGCTGCCGCAGCTGCGTGCGCGGGCGGGTCGGCCCTGGCGGTCAGTGACGTGCTGCCGCCGATCGGCTGGTACGCCGCCGCTGCAGGCGCGGTGCTGTTCGCGGCGCGGGCCGGTCGACCTGCGGACAAGCCAATCACCGACCGGGTCTCCACCTCACTGCGGTTCACCCGCCTGACCGCCGAGATGGTCCGCCAGGCCCTGGTGTCACTGCGGCTGGCCGGGCTGACCGAAGGCGGGCAGGTCGAGTTCGTCCACCCCGGTATCCACCGTGACGGGCCGGGCTGGCTGGCCCGCGTCAACCTGCCCGCCGGTGTGGAGGCGGTGCAGGTGCTCGACCGGCGCGGCAAGCTGTCCTCGGCGCTGCGGCTGCCGGTCGACCAGGTCTGGCCCGCTGGCGGGCCGGAGCACTCCGGGCAGCTCGACCTGTGGGTCGGCTACCAGCCCGCGTCCAAGATGGGCACCCCGCGCTGGTCCATCACCGCCGACAACGCCACCACCAGCGTGTTCCGGGAGGAGGAGTTCGGGTCCGACGAGCGGCAGCGACCGGTCAAGACCTCGGGTTTTGCCCGCTCGTTCCTGATCGGCGGGCAGCCCGGATCGGGCAAGAGCTACGGCGGTCGCGCCCTGGCGCAGATGTTCGCGCTCGACCCCACGGTCGAGTTCAAGATTGCCGAGTTCAAGGGGACGGGCGACTTCCTCGACTTCGAGCCGCTGTGCTCGACGTACGTGGTCGGCGTGGACGACAACGCCCTTGACCAGGGCGCGGGCATCATCCGGTGGGCCATCGGGGAGGCCGAGCGGCGCGGTAAGCGCATCCTGGCCGCCCGCCAGCGCGGAGACGCGCCGGAGGGCAAGGTCACGCCGGAGCTGGCCCGCAAGGCTGGCAGCGGCTTGCACCCGATCGTGCTGCTGTTCGACGAGGTCCACGAGCTGTTCGCCCACGACAAGACGGCCGCTGACGACTGTGAGCGGCTGATCAAGCGGGCGCGGGCGCTGGGCATCATCGTCATCCTGTGCACCCAGATCCCGGACAAGGGGTCGCTGCCACCGAACATCACCCGCTGCGTCACCAACCGGTGGTGCATGTCGGTGGCCGGACAGGTCGAGAACGACATGATCCTGGGCACCGGCGCCTACAAGCGCGGGCTGACCGGCACGGTGTACCGGCCGGTGGTCGATGCGGGCTGGGGCGTCATGACCGGCGGTCCGGTGCCGGTGTCGGTGCGGTCGCAGTACCCGACCGCCGAGCAGTCCGCCGCCATCCTGGGCCGCGCCCTGGCGCTGCGGGGCGGCAAGCGGGCGTCCAGCGGCGAGCAGCCGCCCGCCCGTGACCTGCTGTCCGACCTGCTCGACGTGGCCGCGTCCAACGGCCAGCACTGGCAGCCCGCCGCCGCCGCGCTGGTCGACCGGTGGCCCAACGCCTACCCCAACCTCACCGGCGACGCCCTGTCGGAGATCGCGCGCGCCCTGGGCGTCGCGTCGGCCGACGTGAAGATCTCCGGCAAGGTCCTCAAGGGTTTCAGGACGGTCGATGTCCGGGACCTGATCGCCACGCGCACCGCCGCCAACTAG
- the xerC gene encoding tyrosine recombinase XerC, with the protein MSQPANLPVGVELSSDIEHRPDKPKPYRARVRWWVGDQRRSKSESFEDLTDAERWITGLQQKANGGISPDLATLDLAAYGDRVMTLATRGLELKTLDPYMAGWKKRVVPTLGHLPTRSITNGLVDRAVYGWIADECSRSTVKNSLAILVRVMEQAVRDGIIDRNPARVVGWQREYKLAEDELDDPRTLALPNWQALTTLADALVSRSLGRFGGWGDVVRFAGCTAARIGEVSGVRKGDIDRERWIWTVRRQTTAGPGGLIDKGTKGKRSRQVPVIEEIRPLISQRLDAADDQDARLFTGPRGGRISTAVLRDATHWDDVVKELGYEHLRRHDLRHTGLTWMADAGVPVHVLRKIAGHGSLSTTQRYLHPDRRAIEAAGVSLSAHLNGVTMVSGPQLVPQRS; encoded by the coding sequence GTGAGTCAACCAGCCAACCTGCCGGTCGGTGTCGAGCTGTCCAGCGACATCGAGCACCGGCCCGACAAGCCCAAGCCGTACCGTGCCCGCGTGCGCTGGTGGGTTGGCGACCAGCGACGTTCCAAGTCGGAGTCCTTCGAAGACCTGACCGACGCGGAGAGGTGGATCACCGGCCTACAGCAGAAGGCCAATGGCGGCATCAGCCCCGATCTGGCGACACTCGACCTGGCCGCCTATGGCGACCGGGTGATGACGCTGGCGACTCGCGGTCTGGAGCTGAAGACTCTCGACCCGTACATGGCCGGCTGGAAGAAGCGGGTGGTGCCCACGCTCGGGCACCTCCCCACCCGCTCCATCACCAACGGCCTGGTCGACCGCGCCGTGTACGGCTGGATCGCCGACGAATGCAGCCGCTCGACGGTCAAGAACAGCCTGGCCATCCTCGTCAGGGTCATGGAGCAGGCCGTACGTGACGGCATCATCGACCGCAATCCGGCCCGCGTCGTCGGCTGGCAGCGCGAGTACAAGCTCGCCGAAGACGAGCTGGACGACCCGCGCACGCTGGCGCTGCCGAACTGGCAGGCGCTCACGACACTGGCCGATGCGCTGGTGAGCAGATCCCTGGGCCGCTTCGGCGGTTGGGGCGATGTCGTGAGGTTCGCCGGCTGCACCGCCGCCCGGATCGGCGAGGTGTCCGGCGTACGCAAGGGCGACATCGACCGAGAGCGGTGGATCTGGACCGTACGGCGACAGACCACGGCCGGACCGGGCGGCCTGATCGACAAGGGCACCAAAGGCAAGCGCTCACGGCAGGTGCCGGTCATCGAGGAGATACGGCCCCTCATCAGCCAGCGCCTGGACGCAGCCGACGACCAGGACGCGCGGCTGTTCACCGGCCCGCGTGGTGGTCGGATCTCCACGGCCGTCCTGCGGGACGCGACCCACTGGGACGACGTGGTGAAGGAGCTGGGATACGAGCACCTACGTCGCCACGACCTGCGGCACACCGGCCTGACGTGGATGGCCGACGCGGGCGTACCCGTTCACGTCCTCCGCAAGATCGCCGGGCATGGTTCGCTGTCCACGACGCAGCGCTACCTGCACCCTGACCGACGCGCGATCGAGGCCGCCGGAGTGTCGCTCAGTGCCCATCTGAACGGTGTCACGATGGTGTCTGGTCCCCAACTGGTCCCCCAGCGATCATGA